One Chryseobacterium wanjuense genomic region harbors:
- a CDS encoding response regulator transcription factor translates to MNKRVLIADDHLVVRLGISVALQAEYPDLIIDMAESYEEVMVSLQNHNYFLVILDISMAGIQSTRIISELKNIQKDVKILIFTSYDQNIGLQYIRKGAEGYLHKKCNEQELKNGIKNMFEKGCHYPSQLIPELVKSSRETPVLESLTKREYQIFELLAEGGGNLEISNQLGIKETTVSTIKRNIFKKIKIQNIAELIEMHSNLH, encoded by the coding sequence ATGAATAAAAGAGTTTTAATAGCAGATGATCATTTGGTGGTAAGGCTGGGCATTTCAGTAGCCTTACAAGCTGAATATCCCGACCTTATCATTGATATGGCAGAAAGTTATGAAGAGGTGATGGTTTCTTTGCAAAATCACAACTATTTCCTCGTCATTCTTGATATCAGCATGGCGGGAATACAAAGCACACGGATCATTTCCGAACTGAAAAATATTCAGAAAGATGTTAAGATTTTAATATTTACATCTTATGACCAGAACATTGGTTTGCAGTACATCCGCAAAGGTGCAGAAGGGTATCTCCATAAAAAATGCAATGAGCAGGAACTTAAAAACGGGATTAAAAATATGTTTGAAAAAGGATGTCATTATCCGTCTCAACTGATTCCCGAGCTGGTAAAAAGTTCCAGGGAAACTCCCGTGCTGGAAAGCCTTACCAAAAGGGAGTATCAGATTTTTGAGCTTCTGGCGGAAGGCGGCGGAAACCTTGAAATTTCAAACCAGTTAGGAATTAAAGAAACTACCGTAAGTACGATTAAAAGGAATATTTTTAAAAAAATTAAAATTCAGAACATCGCAGAATTAATAGAAATGCACAGCAATTTGCATTAG
- a CDS encoding tetratricopeptide repeat protein, with protein MVKNYFIKLFLMSTVLFMVPYQAQTYSIFELDSITEMYKTKGDIEKAVDFNQNALKQYRKNDNREGIIAVNINLGNLLCTLNQYKESISYLEEAKSEISKTKNPYLYARLYNEFGRDYSLLGLFGKGNENLDKAIGYALKVSNQKKKKHQLYFSYTWKWYNFEYMKKMDSVYSMQKKCLEIIQEPIIYVKAAGRFIDEKKHLDSAEYYLNKAIPLFEKSPADQKALTLLLFGDLYTEKKEYQKALDYYFQSLAISQKMKRRDHIRNGYERISKTFKALNNQEKADEYYKNYSFLNDSINAGEKRVLHAIVEKLDEEKKQEESNKTRLFILICVISAVFVGLLYFLRKAYLEKQKKKDNLIEQKDELIEKKDQLIEKHSQETSQLKKKINTKFPQLIKLAKNNDPFFIVRFKEVYPEFYEKLMSQYPDLTDSDLKICAFIRLNLTNKEIGQYENVTLRAVETRKYRLKKKLGIAPETDLIKWIQEF; from the coding sequence ATGGTCAAAAACTATTTCATAAAACTCTTTTTAATGTCTACGGTGCTTTTTATGGTTCCGTATCAGGCACAGACGTATAGTATATTTGAACTCGACAGCATTACCGAGATGTATAAAACAAAAGGAGATATAGAAAAGGCGGTAGATTTTAACCAAAATGCTTTAAAACAATACAGGAAAAATGATAATCGGGAAGGAATCATTGCCGTAAATATTAATCTGGGAAACCTTCTCTGCACGCTTAATCAGTATAAAGAAAGTATTTCTTATCTGGAAGAAGCCAAATCTGAAATTTCAAAAACTAAAAATCCTTATTTATATGCAAGGCTTTATAATGAATTCGGCAGAGATTATTCTTTGTTGGGTTTATTTGGGAAAGGAAATGAAAATCTTGATAAAGCCATCGGTTATGCACTGAAAGTTTCGAATCAGAAAAAGAAAAAACATCAGCTTTATTTCAGCTATACGTGGAAATGGTACAATTTCGAATACATGAAAAAAATGGATTCTGTATACAGTATGCAGAAAAAATGCCTGGAAATTATTCAGGAGCCGATCATTTATGTAAAAGCAGCGGGAAGATTTATCGACGAAAAAAAACATCTGGATTCTGCAGAATATTATCTGAATAAAGCAATTCCTCTATTTGAAAAAAGTCCGGCAGACCAAAAAGCGCTTACTTTACTGCTTTTCGGAGATCTTTACACAGAAAAGAAAGAATATCAGAAGGCTTTGGATTATTATTTTCAGTCTCTGGCCATTTCTCAGAAAATGAAACGCAGGGATCATATAAGAAATGGATATGAAAGAATTTCAAAAACTTTTAAAGCTCTTAATAATCAGGAAAAAGCCGATGAATATTATAAAAACTATTCCTTTTTGAATGACAGTATCAATGCAGGAGAGAAGAGAGTGCTTCATGCCATTGTAGAAAAGTTAGACGAAGAAAAAAAACAGGAAGAAAGCAATAAAACGAGGCTTTTCATTTTAATTTGTGTTATTTCGGCTGTATTTGTAGGTTTACTGTATTTCCTTCGCAAAGCTTATCTCGAGAAACAAAAGAAAAAAGATAACCTGATTGAACAAAAAGATGAATTGATAGAGAAAAAAGACCAGCTAATAGAAAAACATTCACAGGAAACGTCTCAGTTGAAAAAGAAAATTAATACCAAATTTCCACAACTGATCAAACTTGCAAAAAATAATGATCCTTTTTTTATTGTACGCTTCAAAGAAGTCTATCCTGAATTTTATGAAAAACTGATGTCTCAATACCCCGATCTTACAGACAGTGATCTGAAAATATGCGCCTTTATAAGGCTTAACCTTACTAATAAAGAAATAGGACAATATGAAAATGTCACTTTACGTGCTGTGGAAACAAGAAAATACAGGCTAAAAAAGAAGCTGGGAATTGCCCCGGAAACAGATCTTATCAAATGGATTCAGGAATTTTAA
- a CDS encoding tail fiber domain-containing protein gives MFKNFTTLSVAAALLSYGIASAQSVGVNMDKPGSTLDVNGSLAAKYTAVTAATYAMTSADFHISYNGTANATFTLPVAIAGEGNFKGRMYTIKNNTAFTITVNPAASETINGNASMTVSPNQSLQLISTGLTGAASTWDISGNNSSVTTAVTASNGLTAVGTDVRLGGTLSQNTSINYGDKSLYLSSNVNNFGLTSIGNVNAGTSAAALLQFTNNSTGTLNMFLNSSTRTADGGANAATINNTGGPLTVAGNNNIAQLKLSTAGGGEYFFNGTRRLQIDGDGSINTYGASSNFFNSVNGPLSLRGNNSFAQFNVGFNGLQYYYNGGNWMNVDGNGDIYMNRPEISETSGGNRISATAGHLDLSGYNTLNPAQPTQIYLGTNGFKYRYNGNTPMWIDGNGTVYAAGGFVNTSDMRLKTQIKEINYGLKTILALEPKQYEISDNTEIKNGKPAVDPELNTQHKIGFLAQDLYKLVPEAVHKPKDDSKEAWAVDYAVLVPALTKAIQEQQAEIEHQKIKIKKMELEMQAVKKKLGL, from the coding sequence ATGTTTAAAAATTTTACTACGTTATCAGTAGCTGCAGCATTGCTTTCATACGGTATTGCTTCTGCACAAAGTGTCGGCGTCAACATGGATAAACCCGGCTCTACGCTGGATGTAAACGGTTCTTTGGCCGCAAAATATACGGCTGTCACTGCTGCAACCTATGCAATGACTTCCGCAGATTTCCATATTTCATACAACGGAACCGCAAACGCTACTTTTACCTTACCGGTGGCGATAGCGGGAGAGGGGAATTTCAAAGGGAGAATGTACACCATTAAAAATAATACTGCTTTTACGATTACAGTAAATCCCGCAGCTTCAGAAACCATTAACGGAAACGCCAGCATGACGGTTTCACCCAACCAAAGCCTGCAACTAATTAGTACAGGGCTTACAGGAGCAGCTTCTACATGGGACATATCAGGAAATAACTCATCGGTAACAACTGCAGTAACGGCAAGTAACGGATTGACGGCTGTCGGCACCGATGTGAGACTGGGCGGAACGCTTTCGCAAAATACATCCATCAATTATGGTGATAAATCGTTATACTTAAGCAGTAATGTAAACAATTTCGGGCTTACCTCAATCGGTAATGTGAATGCCGGAACCAGTGCCGCTGCACTTTTACAGTTTACAAATAATTCTACGGGTACTCTTAATATGTTTCTTAACTCATCCACGAGAACTGCAGACGGAGGTGCCAATGCTGCAACGATAAACAATACGGGTGGTCCTTTAACGGTAGCCGGAAATAACAATATCGCACAGCTCAAACTAAGCACAGCCGGCGGTGGCGAGTATTTCTTTAATGGAACAAGAAGGCTTCAGATCGATGGTGACGGAAGCATCAATACTTACGGAGCTTCTTCCAATTTTTTTAATTCTGTTAATGGACCTTTGAGTTTAAGGGGAAATAATTCATTTGCCCAATTTAATGTCGGTTTTAATGGACTTCAATATTATTACAACGGCGGAAATTGGATGAATGTGGATGGGAATGGCGATATTTATATGAACAGACCCGAAATATCTGAAACCAGTGGTGGAAATAGAATTTCAGCTACAGCAGGTCATCTGGATTTAAGTGGCTATAATACCCTGAATCCGGCTCAGCCTACTCAGATTTATTTGGGTACCAACGGGTTTAAGTACAGATACAACGGCAACACGCCCATGTGGATCGACGGTAACGGAACGGTCTATGCAGCAGGAGGTTTTGTCAATACTTCCGATATGCGTCTGAAAACTCAGATTAAAGAAATTAACTATGGTCTCAAAACTATTTTAGCCTTAGAACCGAAACAATATGAAATTTCTGACAATACAGAGATTAAAAACGGAAAACCCGCTGTAGATCCCGAATTGAATACTCAGCATAAAATCGGTTTCCTGGCGCAGGATCTTTATAAATTGGTTCCCGAAGCGGTGCACAAACCAAAAGATGACAGCAAAGAAGCCTGGGCTGTGGATTATGCCGTACTTGTCCCGGCCTTAACAAAAGCCATTCAGGAGCAACAGGCAGAAATAGAACATCAAAAAATAAAAATCAAAAAGATGGAACTTGAAATGCAGGCCGTGAAAAAGAAATTAGGGCTGTAA